From a region of the Pseudanabaena sp. ABRG5-3 genome:
- a CDS encoding CmpA/NrtA family ABC transporter substrate-binding protein — protein sequence MSTFSRRKFLTTAGLSTVSAIALNACGGGEAPKTDTKPTSDAKTTATPKVSAADAPEVTKAKLGFIALTDASPLIIAKEKGIFAKYGMKDVEVLKQASWGTTRDNIALGSDAGGIDGAHILTPMPYLLTEGKITNGKKVPMYILARLNTNGQAISIANEFKELKIALKSDSLKESFAKIKAGGKDVKCAVTFPGGTHDLWMRYWLAANGVDPDKDVSTIVVPPPQMVANMKAGNMQAFCVGEPWNARLVAQNSGYSALVTGELWKDHPEKAFSLRADWVDKNPKAAKALLAAVLEAQVWCEQPENKEEMCKIVGADKWFKVPPAEILGRQQGKIDYGDGRTVDNPDISMKFWKDAASYPFKSHDLWFVTEDMRWGYFDADTDAKKLVDKVNREDLWKEAAKMIGKEADIPKSTSRGIETFFDGVKFDPENPSEYLKGLKIKKA from the coding sequence ATGAGTACATTCTCTCGTCGCAAGTTTTTAACCACCGCAGGACTGTCTACTGTTAGCGCGATCGCTTTAAATGCCTGTGGTGGCGGTGAAGCACCGAAAACTGATACTAAACCCACCTCTGACGCTAAAACTACAGCAACACCCAAAGTTAGTGCCGCCGATGCTCCTGAAGTGACCAAAGCAAAACTTGGTTTCATTGCCCTAACTGATGCTTCTCCGCTCATTATTGCTAAAGAGAAGGGTATCTTTGCTAAGTATGGTATGAAGGATGTCGAAGTTCTAAAGCAAGCTTCTTGGGGAACAACTCGAGATAATATCGCCCTCGGTTCTGATGCTGGTGGTATTGATGGGGCGCATATTCTGACCCCTATGCCTTATTTACTAACCGAAGGTAAGATCACCAATGGCAAAAAAGTGCCAATGTATATCTTGGCAAGGCTAAACACGAATGGTCAAGCCATTTCTATTGCCAATGAATTTAAAGAACTCAAAATTGCTCTTAAGAGTGATTCCTTGAAGGAAAGTTTTGCCAAAATTAAAGCTGGGGGTAAGGATGTCAAGTGTGCAGTTACTTTCCCTGGAGGAACCCACGATCTGTGGATGCGCTATTGGTTGGCAGCTAATGGAGTTGATCCAGATAAGGATGTGAGCACGATTGTCGTCCCACCACCACAAATGGTTGCTAATATGAAGGCTGGTAACATGCAGGCATTCTGTGTGGGTGAGCCTTGGAATGCGAGACTAGTCGCCCAAAATTCGGGCTACAGTGCGCTAGTCACGGGCGAATTGTGGAAAGATCATCCTGAAAAAGCATTCTCTCTACGTGCTGACTGGGTTGATAAGAATCCTAAAGCGGCAAAGGCTTTGCTAGCCGCCGTGCTCGAAGCTCAAGTGTGGTGTGAGCAACCCGAAAACAAAGAAGAGATGTGTAAGATTGTTGGGGCTGATAAATGGTTTAAAGTTCCACCTGCTGAGATTTTGGGTAGACAGCAAGGCAAGATTGACTACGGCGATGGTCGCACCGTTGATAATCCAGATATTTCGATGAAGTTCTGGAAAGATGCGGCTTCTTATCCTTTCAAGAGCCATGACCTTTGGTTCGTAACGGAAGATATGCGTTGGGGCTATTTTGATGCTGACACCGATGCGAAGAAGCTTGTCGATAAGGTCAATCGCGAGGATCTATGGAAAGAAGCAGCGAAGATGATTGGTAAAGAAGCTGATATTCCTAAGAGTACTTCTCGCGGCATCGAAACTTTCTTTGATGGAGTCAAGTTTGACCCAGAGAATCCCAGCGAATACCTCAAAGGATTGAAGATTAAGAAGGCTTAA
- a CDS encoding RNA 2'-phosphotransferase — MDKLRNTSISKFLSKYLRHEPAKIGLSLDVGGWVKVDDLLTASSKHNFVISREELEEVVATNAKQRFSFDPTGTLIRANQGHSVEVDLQLEPMQPPDVLYHGTAEKNVEAIGHLGLQKMSRHHVHLSMDLVTAKMVGQRHGKPVVFEVDAAAMYKAGSIFYCSANQVWLVDHVPPEYLQICIKQSL, encoded by the coding sequence ATGGACAAGTTAAGAAATACCTCAATTAGCAAGTTTCTCAGTAAATATCTACGCCATGAGCCAGCAAAAATTGGCTTGAGTCTCGATGTTGGTGGTTGGGTGAAGGTCGATGATTTGCTAACGGCTAGTTCTAAGCACAACTTCGTAATTAGTCGTGAGGAATTAGAGGAAGTTGTCGCAACTAATGCCAAGCAACGCTTTTCCTTTGATCCAACGGGAACTTTGATTCGGGCTAATCAAGGGCATAGTGTGGAAGTGGATTTGCAATTGGAGCCAATGCAGCCCCCTGATGTGTTGTATCACGGCACTGCGGAAAAGAATGTGGAAGCTATTGGGCATTTAGGTTTGCAGAAAATGTCTCGTCATCATGTCCATTTATCGATGGATTTGGTAACTGCAAAAATGGTGGGGCAAAGACATGGTAAACCTGTGGTGTTTGAGGTTGATGCGGCGGCGATGTACAAGGCAGGATCTATTTTCTATTGTTCCGCTAATCAAGTGTGGTTAGTCGATCACGTTCCACCTGAGTATTTACAAATTTGCATCAAACAAAGTTTGTAA
- the larE gene encoding ATP-dependent sacrificial sulfur transferase LarE encodes MLNATLSDKLDRLRHIFNEATEVLVAYSGGIDSTLVAKVAFDVLGDRALAITANSPSLLPADLAAATVQAEFIGIKHQIVQTDEMNNPNYTSNPINRCYFCKSELHDTLKPLAKTMGYGYVVDGLNADDLQDYRPGIQAAKERGVRSPLAEVGISKIEVRMLSQYLGMPWWDKPSQPCLSSRFPYGEEITVEKLRRVGNAEQYLRDHGWKGDIRVRSMGDTAKIEVPSDRLSELINIIDMSNLTKAFRDYGFTSITLDLEGFRSGKLNDAIAEVTKK; translated from the coding sequence ATGTTAAATGCCACCCTATCCGACAAGCTCGATCGCTTACGTCACATTTTTAATGAAGCCACCGAAGTCCTTGTTGCTTACTCTGGCGGCATCGACAGTACCCTTGTTGCCAAAGTTGCCTTTGATGTTTTAGGCGATCGCGCCTTAGCTATTACCGCTAACTCACCGTCATTATTACCTGCTGACCTCGCCGCCGCCACAGTCCAAGCCGAATTTATTGGCATCAAGCATCAAATCGTCCAAACCGATGAGATGAATAATCCTAATTACACCTCTAATCCGATTAATCGTTGTTATTTTTGCAAAAGCGAACTCCATGACACACTAAAACCCCTCGCCAAAACGATGGGCTATGGCTATGTCGTCGATGGCTTAAATGCTGATGATTTACAGGATTATCGTCCGGGGATTCAGGCCGCAAAGGAACGCGGCGTGCGATCGCCTCTTGCCGAAGTAGGCATCAGCAAAATAGAAGTACGCATGTTATCGCAATATTTAGGAATGCCTTGGTGGGACAAGCCTTCACAGCCCTGCCTAAGTTCGCGATTTCCCTATGGTGAAGAGATTACGGTTGAGAAATTGCGGCGCGTGGGCAATGCCGAACAATATTTACGCGATCATGGCTGGAAAGGCGACATTAGAGTGCGCTCAATGGGAGATACCGCCAAAATCGAAGTCCCAAGCGATCGCCTCAGTGAACTTATCAACATTATAGATATGTCCAATCTCACCAAAGCCTTCCGAGACTATGGCTTTACCTCGATTACGCTGGATTTAGAGGGTTTCCGCAGTGGCAAACTCAATGATGCGATCGCTGAAGTGACCAAGAAGTAG
- a CDS encoding ferredoxin--nitrite reductase produces MANKIEDLKAAKDGLALKAEIDHFAAIGWEAIDDDDLQHRLKWLGIFFRKSTPGRFMVRMRIPNGLLNSDQMRVLASVVEKCGEHGVADITTRQNIQMRGILIEDVPEMFAKFRAVGLTSVQSAIDNVRNITGSPVAGLDADELYDTRELAIQVQNLLTNNGEGNPAFTNLPRKFNIAIAGCRDNSTHAEINDLAFVPAFREVAKTTSVTTKPEGQRPEWDIPSGFWHIYNQTQGNSSSESTDTTETRFGFNVLVGGFFSAKRVEAAIPLNVWVPPEDVVALCEALLIVYRDHGLRENRAKSRLMFLIDEWGIEKFRAEVEKQLGKSLATAAAKDEIAWEKRDHIGVHPQKQAGLNYVGLQIPVGRMYAPDMYEFARLADTYGNGDMRLTVEQNLLITNVSDERLPALLQEPLLQKFPVNPDNLMRGLVSCTGNQFCPVAIVETKNRSLALTKQLSEDYHLPKVVRIHWSGCPNSCAQPQVADIGFTGCKTRKNGKVVDGVDIYMGGTVGKDAHLGKCVMEKIPCEDLREVVGKLLVEHFGAIPKQQAIAEPSAELVAVG; encoded by the coding sequence ATGGCAAACAAAATTGAAGACCTGAAAGCAGCCAAAGATGGTCTTGCCCTTAAAGCCGAAATTGATCACTTCGCCGCAATAGGTTGGGAAGCGATCGATGACGATGACTTGCAGCACCGTTTAAAGTGGCTCGGCATCTTCTTTCGCAAAAGTACCCCCGGACGTTTTATGGTACGGATGCGAATTCCCAATGGCTTGCTCAATAGCGATCAGATGCGTGTCCTCGCCTCAGTAGTTGAGAAGTGTGGTGAGCATGGCGTTGCTGATATTACTACCCGTCAGAATATCCAAATGCGCGGCATTCTCATCGAAGATGTGCCTGAAATGTTCGCAAAGTTTCGTGCTGTCGGTTTAACTAGTGTGCAATCGGCGATCGATAACGTGCGTAATATTACAGGTTCACCCGTTGCAGGGCTTGATGCCGATGAGCTTTACGATACTCGTGAATTAGCGATACAAGTTCAGAATTTACTGACTAATAATGGCGAAGGTAATCCTGCTTTTACCAACTTACCTCGCAAATTTAACATTGCGATCGCAGGCTGTCGCGATAATTCCACCCATGCCGAAATCAATGATTTAGCCTTTGTACCTGCATTTAGAGAAGTGGCGAAGACGACATCAGTCACTACTAAGCCAGAAGGACAACGCCCAGAGTGGGATATTCCTTCAGGATTCTGGCATATCTATAATCAGACTCAAGGTAATAGCTCATCAGAGAGTACTGATACAACTGAGACTCGATTTGGATTTAATGTACTTGTCGGCGGATTTTTCTCCGCGAAGCGGGTCGAGGCAGCAATCCCTCTCAATGTCTGGGTTCCCCCTGAAGATGTTGTTGCTCTCTGTGAAGCGTTACTAATTGTCTATCGCGATCATGGACTACGTGAGAATCGTGCCAAATCACGATTAATGTTCTTAATTGACGAATGGGGAATTGAAAAATTCCGTGCCGAAGTGGAGAAGCAGCTCGGTAAATCATTGGCAACCGCCGCCGCTAAAGATGAAATTGCATGGGAAAAGCGCGACCACATCGGCGTTCATCCCCAAAAGCAAGCGGGATTGAATTATGTAGGGTTGCAAATTCCTGTAGGACGGATGTATGCCCCTGATATGTACGAGTTTGCAAGACTTGCAGATACCTACGGTAATGGCGATATGCGCCTTACCGTCGAGCAAAATTTACTGATTACTAATGTCAGTGATGAGCGATTACCTGCACTCTTGCAAGAACCTCTCCTTCAGAAGTTCCCCGTTAATCCCGACAACCTCATGCGTGGTTTAGTTTCCTGCACAGGAAATCAATTCTGTCCTGTGGCGATCGTGGAAACTAAAAATCGTTCCCTCGCACTCACTAAGCAACTGAGCGAAGATTACCATCTTCCTAAAGTTGTGCGGATTCATTGGAGTGGCTGTCCTAACTCTTGCGCTCAGCCACAGGTTGCCGATATTGGCTTTACGGGCTGCAAAACTCGCAAGAATGGCAAGGTTGTCGATGGTGTTGACATTTATATGGGTGGCACGGTCGGCAAAGATGCTCATCTTGGCAAATGTGTAATGGAAAAAATCCCCTGTGAGGATTTGCGCGAAGTTGTTGGCAAGCTTTTAGTCGAACACTTTGGCGCTATCCCGAAACAACAGGCGATCGCTGAACCTTCAGCCGAATTAGTTGCCGTTGGCTAA
- a CDS encoding molybdopterin oxidoreductase family protein has protein sequence MSATTPSNASATPQIAKTLCPYCGVGCGLEVVETGKEPTLKFPDRFKVRGDRSHPSSQGMVCVKGATIAESIQKDRLLHPMMRDRLDQEFRQVSWDEALDAITNQIQQVLATKGADALCMYGSGQFQTEDYYIAQKLFKGCLGTNNFDANSRLCMSSAVSGYIKSFGSDGPPCCYEDLDLTDCLFAIGTNTAECHPIIFNRFRRHHKKNSHVKLIVVDPRRTQTAEVADLHLAIQPGTDIDLLNGIAHLLLLWDKCDRQFIENHTTGFAEFAEITQLYTPEFVSRRCGISIEDLELAAKYWAESQRVLSIWSMGVNQSTQGTAKVQCIINLHLLTAQIGKEGAGPFSLTGQPNAMGGREAGGLAHLLPGYRSVTNPEHRAELEAFWQLPSGKISPQVGRTAWDMIRGLEAHEVDFLWIAATNPAVSFPDLVRTKAALRRSPFTIYQDAYYPTETSAFAHVLLPATQWSEKTGTMTNSERCVTLCQAFQPPLGEARADWEIFAEVGKRLGFVDKFPFQNSAEVYAEFAQITRDRPCDITGLSHAKLSELGVIQWPNPDHAPELDHKHNKRLYTDWQFHTSDRKAKFGSYHSQGVFEVPDEQYPFILTTGRLYGHWHTQTRTGRIDKIRQMYPNPFIEIHPKDAAKFSIHNGDLVEVKSRRGSSKFPALVTEAIARGVLFVPMHWGKLWADNAEANALTHPEACPDSKQPELKACAVAIKLLC, from the coding sequence ATGTCTGCAACTACTCCTTCTAATGCCAGTGCCACACCACAAATCGCCAAAACCCTCTGTCCCTATTGTGGTGTCGGCTGCGGTTTAGAAGTCGTGGAGACTGGTAAAGAACCCACACTCAAATTTCCCGATCGCTTTAAGGTGCGAGGCGATCGCAGTCATCCCTCTAGTCAAGGTATGGTCTGCGTCAAGGGTGCAACCATTGCCGAATCGATTCAAAAGGATCGACTGCTACACCCAATGATGCGTGATCGCCTTGATCAAGAATTTCGTCAAGTCAGTTGGGATGAAGCTCTTGATGCGATTACTAATCAGATTCAGCAAGTGCTAGCTACCAAAGGTGCAGATGCTCTCTGTATGTATGGTTCAGGTCAATTCCAGACTGAAGACTATTACATTGCCCAAAAATTATTTAAAGGCTGTTTAGGAACCAATAATTTTGATGCTAACTCCAGACTCTGTATGTCTTCCGCAGTTTCGGGCTATATCAAAAGCTTTGGCTCCGATGGACCTCCTTGTTGCTACGAAGATTTGGATTTAACGGATTGTTTATTTGCGATCGGCACAAATACCGCCGAATGCCATCCGATTATCTTCAATCGCTTTCGCCGCCATCATAAAAAAAATTCTCACGTTAAATTAATTGTCGTTGATCCGCGCCGTACTCAAACCGCCGAAGTCGCTGACCTTCATCTAGCGATTCAACCGGGGACAGATATCGATTTATTAAATGGCATCGCCCATTTGCTATTACTCTGGGATAAATGCGATCGCCAATTCATCGAAAATCACACCACAGGTTTTGCCGAATTTGCTGAAATTACTCAACTCTATACCCCCGAATTTGTCTCAAGACGTTGTGGGATTAGCATCGAAGATTTAGAACTTGCCGCTAAATATTGGGCAGAATCGCAACGAGTTCTCTCCATTTGGTCAATGGGTGTTAATCAATCCACTCAAGGCACAGCCAAAGTCCAATGTATTATCAATCTGCATTTACTCACTGCTCAGATTGGGAAAGAAGGTGCAGGACCATTTTCACTGACGGGTCAACCCAATGCTATGGGAGGAAGAGAAGCAGGCGGTTTAGCCCATTTACTCCCAGGTTATCGTTCCGTTACGAACCCTGAACATCGCGCCGAACTAGAAGCATTTTGGCAGTTGCCATCTGGAAAGATTTCGCCACAGGTTGGACGCACAGCTTGGGATATGATTCGTGGATTAGAAGCTCATGAAGTAGATTTTCTCTGGATTGCGGCGACAAATCCTGCTGTTAGCTTTCCCGATCTGGTGCGAACAAAAGCGGCTTTAAGGCGATCGCCTTTCACCATCTATCAAGATGCCTATTATCCTACGGAAACATCCGCCTTTGCCCATGTTCTCCTTCCCGCCACACAATGGAGCGAGAAGACTGGCACGATGACTAATTCCGAACGTTGTGTCACCCTCTGTCAAGCTTTTCAGCCGCCCCTCGGTGAAGCTCGCGCCGATTGGGAAATCTTTGCAGAAGTTGGAAAGAGATTAGGTTTTGTCGATAAATTTCCATTCCAAAATTCGGCTGAGGTCTATGCAGAATTTGCACAGATCACTCGCGATCGCCCCTGCGATATCACAGGGCTTAGCCATGCCAAGCTCTCTGAACTTGGCGTAATCCAATGGCCGAATCCTGACCATGCCCCTGAACTAGATCACAAGCATAACAAACGGCTCTATACCGATTGGCAATTTCATACTAGCGATCGCAAAGCCAAATTTGGTAGCTATCATTCCCAAGGTGTCTTTGAAGTCCCTGATGAGCAATATCCATTCATTCTCACCACTGGTAGACTATATGGACATTGGCACACCCAAACCCGCACAGGACGCATCGACAAGATTCGACAAATGTACCCTAATCCTTTTATCGAAATCCATCCGAAAGATGCAGCGAAATTCAGTATCCATAATGGCGATCTTGTAGAAGTTAAATCGCGACGTGGTTCTTCTAAATTTCCCGCGCTAGTGACAGAGGCGATCGCGCGAGGTGTATTATTCGTCCCGATGCACTGGGGAAAGCTCTGGGCAGATAATGCCGAAGCTAATGCCCTCACCCATCCCGAAGCCTGTCCCGACTCCAAGCAGCCAGAGTTAAAGGCTTGTGCGGTAGCGATCAAATTACTTTGCTAA
- a CDS encoding ABC transporter ATP-binding protein, with the protein MQTLDLTDNNQQINRDPFLVMDGVSKVYPTPRGPYTVLEDVNLTVYEGEFICVIGHSGCGKSTLLNMVAGFNKPTSGEICLRSKPIVRPGPDRMVVFQNYSLLPWMTAFENVYLAVKQVYKEKSKEEKIKIAKDSLELVGLTEAMHKKPKELSGGMRQRVSIARALSIRPEVLILDEPFGALDVMTREELQEELLAIWRKNRVTALMITHEIDEALFLADRIVMMSNGPAAHIAEVIDVPFARPRDRKVIADDPRYYSLRNYILEFLYSRFALADDAE; encoded by the coding sequence ATGCAGACTCTTGATCTTACAGATAATAATCAGCAAATAAATAGAGATCCATTTCTAGTCATGGATGGAGTTTCTAAGGTCTATCCAACACCTAGAGGTCCTTATACTGTTCTCGAAGATGTTAATTTGACGGTCTATGAAGGCGAGTTTATCTGTGTCATCGGTCATTCTGGCTGCGGTAAATCGACACTTTTAAACATGGTGGCTGGTTTTAATAAGCCTACCTCTGGCGAAATTTGTTTGCGATCGAAGCCAATCGTTCGTCCCGGTCCCGATCGCATGGTGGTGTTCCAAAACTATTCGCTCTTACCTTGGATGACTGCCTTTGAAAATGTCTATCTTGCGGTTAAGCAAGTTTATAAAGAGAAATCCAAAGAAGAAAAGATCAAAATTGCCAAGGACTCTCTGGAGCTAGTGGGGCTGACCGAAGCAATGCACAAAAAGCCCAAGGAGCTTTCTGGTGGTATGCGCCAGCGTGTGTCGATCGCCCGTGCATTATCCATCCGTCCTGAAGTGCTGATCCTTGATGAACCCTTTGGAGCCTTGGACGTGATGACTCGAGAAGAATTGCAGGAAGAATTGCTCGCAATTTGGCGCAAAAATCGGGTTACGGCTCTGATGATTACCCACGAGATCGATGAAGCTCTCTTCCTCGCCGATCGCATTGTGATGATGAGCAATGGTCCCGCCGCCCATATTGCCGAAGTTATCGATGTGCCATTTGCACGTCCTCGAGATCGCAAAGTGATCGCTGACGATCCTCGCTACTACAGCCTTCGTAACTATATCCTTGAATTTCTCTATAGTCGCTTTGCCTTAGCTGATGATGCGGAATAG
- a CDS encoding nitrate ABC transporter ATP-binding protein (This model describes the ATP binding subunits of ATP-binding cassette (ABC) transporters for nitrate transport, or for bicarbonate transport, in bacteria and archaea.): MSKFLEIDHISRVFKTNKGQPYVAVKDVYFEMKEGEFVSIIGHSGCGKSTVLNILSGLDRASEGGIVLEGREVREPGPDRMLVFQNHSLLPWLTVRQNIGLAVNRVLRDLPKEERRRIIQENIDLVGLSHAADKYPREISGGMKQRVGIARALSIKPKILLLDEPFGALDALTRGRLQEKLMQICDEHKISAVMITHDVDEALLLSDRIVMMTNGPEAKIGQVLTVDLPHPRKKLEAVNHPNYYRLRGEVVNFLDRQKQIKIERAKNKSNAAISLGNIEKTNLTIGYIPLTDCAPFAIAQEKGLFAKYGLDVTLSKETSWNDLAEGIREGRLDAAQMVTGMPLAITLGMGNKIPVPVVTSLTMSRNGNAITLSKRLQNEGVHDLASLKAYIDKFQDEAYNPAMGMVHHASMHNLLLRHWLASGGMEPDKDVDVIVIPPPQMVSNLMANNIIGYCVGEPWNVRAVHDNVGFVVATDLDIWRGHPEKVLGVRKDWAEQYPNTHLAVVKALLEASQFCEPLENRDEVVLTLAKPEYLNLDPTYIRPGFAGPYRVSTMAAKYDQDFCQFGVGNMPSRKEHLWVLTQMARWGLVNFPENYAEVIYNLLATNVYQQAAKELEIAIADEDRSPIALADGSVFDPNDPIAALQSMPYSRFTEASYFDPVKGFATKKVAVRQ; encoded by the coding sequence ATGTCCAAATTCCTAGAAATAGATCACATTAGTCGTGTTTTTAAAACCAACAAAGGGCAACCCTATGTTGCGGTCAAAGATGTTTACTTTGAGATGAAGGAAGGTGAATTTGTCTCAATTATTGGACATTCAGGCTGTGGTAAATCGACAGTGCTGAATATCCTCTCTGGATTAGATCGAGCTAGTGAAGGGGGGATTGTCCTAGAAGGACGTGAAGTGCGTGAACCAGGTCCCGATCGCATGTTGGTGTTCCAAAACCATTCACTGTTGCCTTGGCTAACGGTACGTCAGAATATTGGCTTGGCGGTAAATCGGGTGTTAAGGGATTTGCCAAAAGAGGAACGCCGCCGCATTATTCAAGAAAATATTGACTTAGTGGGCTTAAGTCATGCTGCGGATAAGTATCCTAGAGAAATTTCAGGTGGGATGAAGCAAAGGGTTGGTATTGCTCGAGCCTTGTCAATTAAGCCGAAAATTCTGCTATTAGATGAACCCTTTGGCGCATTGGATGCCTTAACTAGAGGGCGATTACAAGAAAAGTTAATGCAGATTTGCGATGAGCATAAAATCTCGGCAGTAATGATTACCCATGATGTAGATGAAGCTCTGCTGCTAAGCGATCGCATTGTGATGATGACTAACGGGCCCGAAGCGAAAATTGGTCAAGTTCTCACCGTTGATTTGCCCCATCCTCGCAAAAAACTAGAAGCTGTCAATCATCCCAACTATTACCGTCTTAGAGGTGAAGTTGTTAACTTCCTCGATCGCCAGAAACAAATCAAAATCGAACGGGCTAAGAACAAGAGCAATGCGGCGATCAGTCTTGGCAATATCGAGAAAACCAACCTTACCATTGGCTACATTCCTCTCACCGACTGCGCCCCCTTTGCGATCGCACAAGAGAAAGGACTATTTGCCAAATATGGCTTAGATGTCACTCTTTCCAAAGAAACGAGCTGGAATGATCTGGCGGAAGGAATTCGTGAAGGTCGCCTCGACGCAGCCCAAATGGTAACGGGAATGCCTCTCGCAATTACTCTCGGTATGGGTAATAAAATTCCTGTGCCCGTCGTGACATCTTTAACTATGAGTCGGAATGGTAATGCCATCACCCTGAGTAAGAGACTCCAAAACGAAGGGGTGCATGATCTCGCTTCCTTGAAAGCTTATATTGATAAATTCCAAGATGAGGCATATAACCCTGCGATGGGTATGGTGCATCACGCATCCATGCACAATCTATTGCTCAGGCATTGGTTAGCTAGTGGTGGCATGGAACCAGACAAGGATGTGGATGTCATCGTGATTCCACCACCGCAAATGGTTTCTAATCTGATGGCAAACAATATCATTGGTTACTGCGTCGGTGAGCCTTGGAATGTGCGGGCTGTGCATGATAATGTCGGCTTTGTCGTGGCGACTGACCTCGATATCTGGCGTGGACATCCCGAAAAAGTCTTAGGAGTTCGCAAGGATTGGGCGGAGCAATATCCCAATACCCATCTTGCTGTAGTCAAGGCATTACTAGAAGCATCCCAGTTCTGTGAACCCTTAGAAAATCGCGATGAAGTAGTACTGACGTTAGCAAAACCAGAGTACCTCAATCTTGATCCCACCTATATCCGCCCTGGATTTGCAGGTCCCTATCGCGTCAGTACGATGGCAGCAAAGTATGATCAGGACTTCTGTCAGTTTGGGGTGGGCAATATGCCATCCCGTAAAGAACATTTGTGGGTATTAACGCAAATGGCGCGTTGGGGCTTAGTCAATTTCCCTGAGAACTATGCAGAAGTGATCTATAACTTGCTAGCAACCAATGTCTATCAACAGGCTGCCAAGGAATTAGAAATAGCGATCGCCGATGAGGATCGCTCACCCATTGCCTTAGCCGATGGTTCTGTATTTGATCCCAATGATCCGATCGCAGCATTGCAATCCATGCCATATTCACGATTTACTGAAGCTAGCTACTTTGATCCCGTAAAAGGTTTCGCCACCAAAAAAGTAGCTGTTCGTCAATAG
- the ntrB gene encoding nitrate ABC transporter permease, producing the protein MAAGSLKSRFSVNNIGEWFQKQARFIIPPVIALFFILGTWQILCSGKTPPLPPPSKVWQETQEYIWNPFFDRDYFDVSAADKTDSPARQALKEKLTIEKGLGIKTMVSLRRVAIGYTASAIIGISFGIAIGTNVFLYRAFDPIFQVLRTIPPLAWLPIAMSAFQGVNESLKSVGLDVTEAAALFVIFVTSIWPILMNTAVGVQQVPQDYRNVSRVLRLSKFDYFITILMPSAAPYIFTGLRIAVGLSWLAIVAAEMLTGGVGIGFFIWDSYNSQKSSELILALVYIGLVGFILDKVVYYVSKLVAQSDA; encoded by the coding sequence ATGGCGGCAGGAAGCTTAAAGTCACGATTTTCGGTTAATAACATAGGTGAATGGTTTCAGAAGCAGGCGCGTTTTATCATTCCGCCTGTGATAGCTTTGTTCTTTATTTTAGGAACATGGCAAATACTTTGCTCAGGTAAAACGCCTCCATTACCACCTCCAAGTAAGGTCTGGCAGGAAACTCAAGAATATATTTGGAATCCCTTCTTTGATCGCGATTATTTTGATGTTAGTGCTGCGGACAAAACTGACAGCCCTGCTCGTCAAGCTCTTAAGGAAAAGCTCACCATTGAGAAGGGCTTGGGCATAAAAACGATGGTCAGCTTACGTCGTGTGGCGATCGGCTATACCGCTTCCGCGATTATCGGTATCTCCTTTGGTATTGCGATCGGCACAAACGTATTTCTCTATCGCGCCTTTGACCCCATCTTCCAAGTTCTACGGACAATTCCTCCCCTTGCATGGCTACCGATCGCTATGTCCGCCTTCCAAGGTGTCAACGAATCACTGAAATCTGTTGGTCTAGATGTTACCGAAGCTGCGGCTTTATTTGTGATCTTCGTAACTTCGATTTGGCCAATCTTGATGAATACGGCTGTCGGTGTACAGCAAGTTCCCCAAGACTATCGCAACGTTTCGCGAGTATTGCGCTTGAGCAAATTTGATTATTTCATCACGATCCTGATGCCCTCAGCAGCACCTTACATTTTCACAGGTTTACGGATTGCCGTTGGTCTATCGTGGTTAGCGATCGTGGCGGCGGAAATGCTGACAGGTGGTGTTGGTATCGGCTTCTTTATCTGGGATAGCTACAACAGTCAAAAGAGTAGCGAACTGATTTTAGCTCTGGTTTACATCGGTTTAGTTGGCTTCATCCTCGATAAAGTCGTTTACTACGTCAGCAAATTAGTTGCTCAATCTGATGCTTAG